ACTGCGCCCGAACCGCACCCAGCGCTCCCCGACCTGCAGCAGGTCGGCCGGCGGGTGGGCGGGGTCGGCCGGCGCCTCGGCGGCACGCGGCGAGACCCGGATGGTGACCACGGCGTGCGGCATCGCCAGCAGCGTCAGCTCGTCGGAGACCGCCGTGCCGAGCCGGCTGGCGGCCTTGACCCGCGCCTCGCTGAGCTTGCTGCCCGCCGTCGCCAGGTCGGCCCGGAGCCGGGTCGCCTCGGCGCTCAGCTCCTTGATCTTGTCGTCGGTCGAGTCGAGGTCGAGCAGCCGCATCGCCGACCTCTCGGCCCAGGCGAGCACCTCGTCGACCGTCTCGCCGTACTTGCGGGTCAGCCCGATCAGCGCCGCGCGCCGCTCGGAGACCGCGGCCAGCCGGTTCGGGTCGGTGTCGATGCGCGCGGCGTACGACGCCACGTCGGCCGCGACGTCGGAGAGCAGGTAGCTCACCTCGGCCACCCGGTCGGCCAGTGCCGCCGCCTCGGGGTCGTGGTCGCGCACGCCCTCGAGCAGTCCGCGCGCGGCAGCCACCGCGCCGAGAGCGTCGGGTGAGCCGTGCTCGCTGGAGAGCGCCTCGCGGGCCTGCTCGGCCGCGCCGCGCAGCGTGTCAGCGTGTCCCAGCCGCGCCTCCTCGGCGGCGAGCTCGGCGTCCTCCCCGGGCTGCGGCTGCACCGCGGCGACCTCGTCGACGCCGAAGCGCAGCAGGTCGGCCTCCCGGGCCCGTTCGCGCGCGGTGGCGACGACCTCGGCCAGCTCCTTCTCGGTGGCGACGAGCTTGTCGTGCGCCTTCGTGTAGGCCGTCAGCAGCTTGTCGAGCGCCCCGAACCGGTCGAGCGCGTTTCGCTGGGTCTGCGCCTTGAGCAACCGGTGCTGGTCGGACTGGCCGTGCACCGCGACCAACGGCTCCGCCAGCTCGGCCAGGGTCGCGACGGGGACCGCGGCACCGCCCGCGAACGCCCGGGACCGGCCCTCGGCGCTCACGTTGCGCGCCAGCACCACCCCGTCGTCCTCGGCCTCGCCGCCGGCCTCCTCGACCGCCGTGACCAGGTCGGGCAGCGACTTCGCGGCGACCAGCCCCTCGACCCGCGCCTGCTTGGCGCCGGCCCGCACGGCGCCGCTGTCGGCCCGGCCGCCCAGCAGCAGGCCGAGCGCGGTCACCACCATCGTCTTGCCGGCACCGGTCTCACCGGTGATCACGGTCAGGCCGGGGCCCAGCTCGAGCGTCGAGGAGTCGATGACCCCGAGCGAGCTGATCCGGATCTCCTCGATCATGCGTCCTCCCCCCGGGCCCGCGCCTCCCGGCGCTGCTCCGCGGCACCTCGCCAGCCCTCCACGGACAGGCCGAACTTCGCCACCAGCCGGTCGGTGAACGGTGCAGAGTGCAGCCGGACCAGCCGGACCGGCCGCTGCCCGCGGCTCACCTCGATCCGGGCGCCCGGCGGCAGGTCGACGCTGCGCCGACCGTCGCACCAGAGCACGCCGGACCCCTGGTTGCCCTCGAGCACCTCGATCGCGATCACCGACGACGGCGCGACGACCATCGGCCGCGCGAACAGCGCGTGCGCGCTCAGCGGCACGATGCACAGCGCCTCGACCTGCGGCCACACGATCGGGCCGCCTGCGCTGAAGTTGTAGGCCGTGGAGCCGGTCGGCGTCGCGCACACGACACCGTCACAGCCCCACCGCGACAGCGGCCGGTCGTCGATCTCGACGACCACCTCGAGCATCCGCTCCCGAGCCGCCTTCTCCACACTGGCCTCGTTGACCGCGAAGGTCGAGTAGACGAGCTGACCGCCGACGTACGCCTTCACGTCGAGCGTGAGCCGGTCCTCGGTCCGGTACCGCTGCTCGACGATCGCCTCGATGGTCGCCGCCACGTCCTCGTGCTCGGCCTCCGCGAGGAAGCCGACGTGTCCGAGGTTGACGCCCAGCACCGGCGTCGAGCGCTGGTGGGTCACCTCCGCCGCGCGCAGGATGCTCCCGTCGCCGCCGATCACCACGGTCAGCTCGCAGCCGTGGCTGGCGTCGGACTCGGAGTCGGTCAGCTCGACCTCCGGGACGTAGGCGCCCGGCTCCAGGTCGAGGTCGTCGGCCTCGTGCCGCAGCAGCCGGACCACGATGCCGTGCCCCGTGAGCTCCTTGACGAAGGCACGCGCGACGTCGCGGGCCTCGGCACGCCCGGTGTGGGCGAGCACGAGCACCCGGCGCGGGATGTCGGCGGACGTCATGGGGTCACCTTCTCATCAGGGTCCGACGTTCCGCGGCGCACGATCACCGCCATGGAC
The genomic region above belongs to Nocardioides sp. QY071 and contains:
- the recN gene encoding DNA repair protein RecN — its product is MIEEIRISSLGVIDSSTLELGPGLTVITGETGAGKTMVVTALGLLLGGRADSGAVRAGAKQARVEGLVAAKSLPDLVTAVEEAGGEAEDDGVVLARNVSAEGRSRAFAGGAAVPVATLAELAEPLVAVHGQSDQHRLLKAQTQRNALDRFGALDKLLTAYTKAHDKLVATEKELAEVVATARERAREADLLRFGVDEVAAVQPQPGEDAELAAEEARLGHADTLRGAAEQAREALSSEHGSPDALGAVAAARGLLEGVRDHDPEAAALADRVAEVSYLLSDVAADVASYAARIDTDPNRLAAVSERRAALIGLTRKYGETVDEVLAWAERSAMRLLDLDSTDDKIKELSAEATRLRADLATAGSKLSEARVKAASRLGTAVSDELTLLAMPHAVVTIRVSPRAAEAPADPAHPPADLLQVGERWVRFGRSGLDEVEFLLAANTGSEPRPLHKGASGGELSRVMLAVEVCLAGTSPVPTFVFDEVDSGVGGAAAVEIGRRLAKLADDAQVLVVTHLPQVAAFADRHVLVEKSSDGSVTSSGLVTLDDAGRERELSRMLAGLAESDTALAHARELLELARNAPRAR
- a CDS encoding NAD kinase — translated: MTSADIPRRVLVLAHTGRAEARDVARAFVKELTGHGIVVRLLRHEADDLDLEPGAYVPEVELTDSESDASHGCELTVVIGGDGSILRAAEVTHQRSTPVLGVNLGHVGFLAEAEHEDVAATIEAIVEQRYRTEDRLTLDVKAYVGGQLVYSTFAVNEASVEKAARERMLEVVVEIDDRPLSRWGCDGVVCATPTGSTAYNFSAGGPIVWPQVEALCIVPLSAHALFARPMVVAPSSVIAIEVLEGNQGSGVLWCDGRRSVDLPPGARIEVSRGQRPVRLVRLHSAPFTDRLVAKFGLSVEGWRGAAEQRREARARGEDA